A segment of the Candidatus Hydrogenedentota bacterium genome:
GACCGTGATCAGGTAGTCGAACTCCAGGCCGGCCAGGTCGTCGACGTGCTTCGACTCCCGGTTGGCGATGTCGACGCCCGCCTCGGCCATGACCTGCACGGCCCGGGGGTTGAGCGTCGTCGGCGCAGTGCCGGCCGAGTAGGCCTCGATCG
Coding sequences within it:
- a CDS encoding arsenate reductase ArsC gives rise to the protein MQKFRVLFLCTGNSCRSQMAEGWARHLHPDTIEAYSAGTAPTTLNPRAVQVMAEAGVDIANRESKHVDDLAGLEFDYLITV